The Castanea sativa cultivar Marrone di Chiusa Pesio chromosome 11, ASM4071231v1 genome contains a region encoding:
- the LOC142618052 gene encoding putative methylesterase 11, chloroplastic — MGNSWACFTPKGVTFTKNPSKRLPNSSSTKRTKKKNEKLEFDDALIHQQALAAAFLFHQHQQNGSLPVNLNRSTSVVYPSTAAPKKLPKSSSSRQRSHTDHSLIQPLQLVNKDLNINGLETLHIILVHGGGFGAWCWYKTITLLEESGYRVDAVDLAGSGIHTFDTNSIMSLAQYVKPLTDILVKLGDGEKVILAGHDFGGACVSYVMELFPSKISKVIFIAAAMLSSGQSSLDMFSQQRGSNDLMQQAQKFLYTNGKDQPPTAIDLDKELVKDFLFNQSPAKDAALSLVSMRPIPFAPVIEKLSLSDVNYGSVRRFFIGTHKDCAMPVALQENMINTNPPEQVFWLKGSDHAPFFSRPQSLHKVLVEISQIPPKQV; from the exons ATGGGAAACTCATGGGCATGTTTCACTCCCAAGGGGGTAACCTTCACAAAAAACCCCTCAAAACGTTTACCAAACTCTTCTTCAACCAAAAGGACtaagaaaaagaatgagaagCTTGAGTTTGATGATGCTCTCATTCACCAACAGGCTCTTGCTGCAGCTTTCCTCTTCCACCAGCATCAGCAGAACGGTTCTCTACCCGTTAACCTTAACAGGTCCACTTCTGTGGTGTACCCATCTACAGCTGCTCCTAAAAAGCTTCCAAAGAGTTCAAGTTCTAGGCAGAGGTCACATACTGATCATTCCCTTATTCAGCCTCTTCAGCTTGTTAACAAG GATCTAAATATTAATGGCCTGGAAACCTTACATATTATTCTTGTTCACGGAGGTGGCTTTGGTGCTTGGTGTTGGTATAAAACAATCACGCTATTGGAAGAAAGTGGATATAGAGTTGATGCAGTTGACTTAGCAGGTTCTGGAATTCATACATTTGATACAAACAGTATTATGAGTCTTGCACAATACGTAAAGCCACTTACTGATATCCTAGTGAAACTTGGAGATGGAGAAAAG GTGATTTTGGCGGGACATGATTTTGGTGGTGCTTGTGTTTCATATGTAATGGAGTTGTTTCCATCTAAAATCTCAAAAGTAATTTTTATAGCTGCAGCAATGTTGAGTAGTGGGCAGAGTTCCCTTGATATGTTTTCCCAACAG AGAGGTTCAAATGATCTGATGCAACAAGCTCAGAAATTTTTGTACACAAATGGGAAAGATCAGCCCCCAACTGCTATAGATCTTGACAAAGAATTGGTGAAAGACTTCTTGTTCAATCAAAGTCCTGCTAAG GATGCTGCATTGTCATTAGTTTCAATGAGGCCAATACCTTTTGCTCCGGTTATAGAGAAACTCTCACTTTCTGATGTGAATTATGGCTCTGTCCGGCGATTCTTTATTGGAACTCATAAAGATTGTGCCATGCCAGTTGCTCTACAAGAGAACATGATAAATACAAATCCCCCAGAACAGGTTTTTTGGCTCAAAGGTTCTGATCATGCACCTTTCTTCTCAAGGCCTCAGTCCCTGCACAAAGTTCTAGTAGAGATATCACAAATTCCACCAAAGCAGGTCTGA